In Candidatus Defluviilinea proxima, a single genomic region encodes these proteins:
- a CDS encoding aminotransferase class I/II-fold pyridoxal phosphate-dependent enzyme — MQEVTNTNRLSQRVAGLKPSGIRRFFDIAATMKDVISLGIGEPDFTTPKPILDAGIRSLQHGETHYTSNWGKMELRQAISDHLQSFYKVKYDPATEVVATVGVSEALYLTFVAILDPGDEVIIPTPCFVSYQAEVILAGGVPVEVMAREANNFMVDPDDIRKVLTPRTKCIFIGYPSNPTGAVATREVMLEIAKIAEEHDLLVVSDEIYDRLVYDFEHVCFPSLDESLKQRTILLGGFSKDYAMTGWRIGYACGPSDIIQGLVRVHQYTIMSAPTTAQDAALEALKNGNSYVDEMVKEYDRRRRLLVTGLNRLGLRTFEPRGAFYAFPNIQASGMSDEDFAENLLREEQVAVVPGNAFGPGGEGFARMCYATEYSKIEEALHRMEKFMTRHG; from the coding sequence GGTGAGCCAGACTTTACAACGCCAAAACCGATCCTCGATGCGGGCATCCGCTCGTTGCAACATGGTGAGACTCATTACACATCGAACTGGGGCAAGATGGAATTGCGTCAGGCGATTTCCGATCATCTCCAGAGTTTTTACAAAGTGAAATATGACCCGGCGACCGAAGTCGTTGCTACGGTTGGTGTCTCAGAAGCGTTGTATCTCACGTTCGTTGCGATCCTCGACCCCGGTGATGAGGTCATCATCCCAACCCCATGTTTCGTTTCATATCAGGCTGAAGTCATTCTTGCAGGCGGTGTGCCTGTGGAAGTGATGGCGCGCGAAGCAAATAATTTCATGGTGGACCCTGACGACATCCGCAAGGTGCTCACACCACGTACCAAGTGTATCTTCATCGGCTATCCCTCCAACCCAACTGGCGCCGTCGCCACCCGTGAAGTGATGCTCGAGATCGCAAAGATCGCAGAAGAACATGATCTTCTAGTCGTGTCTGATGAAATTTATGACCGCCTCGTTTATGACTTCGAGCATGTTTGTTTCCCCTCGCTCGATGAAAGCCTCAAGCAACGCACCATTTTGCTCGGCGGTTTCTCAAAAGATTACGCGATGACCGGCTGGCGCATCGGCTATGCTTGTGGTCCCTCCGATATCATTCAAGGACTTGTGCGCGTCCATCAATACACGATCATGTCTGCGCCGACCACTGCGCAGGATGCCGCGCTCGAAGCCTTGAAAAATGGAAATTCCTACGTGGACGAAATGGTGAAAGAATATGATCGTCGCCGCAGACTTCTCGTTACGGGCCTCAATCGCCTCGGCCTTCGGACCTTTGAGCCGCGTGGCGCTTTCTACGCCTTCCCCAACATCCAGGCCTCTGGCATGAGCGACGAAGACTTCGCTGAGAATTTGTTGCGTGAAGAACAAGTGGCTGTCGTACCGGGTAATGCGTTTGGTCCCGGTGGCGAAGGCTTTGCACGCATGTGTTATGCGACCGAATACAGCAAGATCGAAGAAGCCCTGCACCGCATGGAAAAGTTCATGACGAGGCATGGGTAA